Proteins encoded together in one Polypterus senegalus isolate Bchr_013 chromosome 16, ASM1683550v1, whole genome shotgun sequence window:
- the zfp36l2 gene encoding mRNA decay activator protein ZFP36L2: MSAAFLSALCDMELIYKHSDATFDLTCLLDAPLSPSGTFSQAVFGSSKLRERSFSESAGPSFVATLSHKSGTQVNSTRYKTELCRPYEENGVCKYGEKCQFAHGFHELRSLSRHPKYKTEPCRTFHTIGFCPYGPRCHFIHNAEERRSVPGMVTQSRDKERPRLQHSVSFSGFPSQSGLRSPTSHTPPPLYDGLLLSPLLAQTLPSTGWDSPPSPSGSGCGSGSVSSSGSLSGSESPTFESGRRLPIFSRLSVSDD, from the exons ATGTCGGCAGCATTTTTGTCCGCCCTGTGCGACATGGAGCTCATATACAAG CACTCGGACGCAACTTTCGACCTGACTTGCCTACTAGACGCCCCACTGTCGCCCTCAGGAACATTCTCGCAGGCTGTCTTCGGTTCTTCCAAGTTGCGGGAGCGTTCCTTCAGTGAAAGCGCTGGTCCCAGTTTTGTGGCGACGCTCTCTCACAAGTCGGGCACTCAGGTCAACTCGACCCGATACAAGACTGAGCTGTGTCGGCCATACGAGGAGAACGGCGTGTGCAAGTACGGCGAAAAGTGTCAGTTTGCCCACGGCTTTCATGAGCTCCGTAGCCTGTCACGGCACCCAAAGTACAAGACCGAGCCGTGCCGCACCTTTCACACCATTGGCTTCTGTCCATATGGTCCTCGCTGTCACTTCATTCATAACGCCGAAGAGCGACGCTCTGTTCCAGGAATGGTGACCCAGTCGCGAGATAAAGAGCGACCGAGGCTACAACACAGCGTCAGCTTCTCGGGCTTCCCTAGCCAGTCTGGTCTGCGGAGTCCCACCTCGCACACACCGCCGCCTCTCTATGATGGCCTGCTGCTCTCCCCGCTGCTCGCCCAGACTCTCCCCTCGACGGGGTGGGACTctccgcccagtccctctggctCAGGGTGCGGCTCGGGATCTGTCAGCTCTTCTGGCTCATTAAGTGGCTCCGAGTCGCCAACTTTTGAGTCCGGTCGTCGGCTGCCAATCTTCAGCAGGCTGTCAGTCTCGGATGATTAA